One stretch of Corynebacterium callunae DSM 20147 DNA includes these proteins:
- the preA gene encoding NAD-dependent dihydropyrimidine dehydrogenase subunit PreA — protein MADLSTNFHGIKSPNPFWLASAPPTNSGYQVDKAFEAGWGGAVWKTIGPPVQNISNRYGSFTKDGHRMMAINNVELISDRPLRINLKEIAEVKKRWPDRAVIVSAMVDADPNAWRTIVKQIEDTGADGIELNYGCPQGMSERGMGSAVGQSPEACEMNTAWVTEYASIPVIQKLTPNVTDVRLSARAGVRGGAQGLSLINTINSITKVDLDTFTVSPTIGGRSTHGGYAGPAVKPIALHMLSELMHDPTIQESGLPISGMGGISTWKDAAEFLLLGATSLQVCTAAMTYGFRIIDDLCDGLSNWMDSKGFDTIADFRGKAIDVHGDFNDLDLAHKSVARIDPSKCIGCNLCVTACHDTAHQCIDLVGPNGTVVNPGFNPDLNGKITLDIRPTPQVRESDCVGCALCANVCPVDDCIDMVSVPSGRESVTWNQLTAANPEIANDWDVMEKWREEVGIEIH, from the coding sequence ATGGCTGATTTGAGCACTAACTTCCACGGAATTAAAAGCCCCAACCCTTTTTGGCTCGCCTCCGCGCCACCCACCAACTCCGGTTACCAAGTAGATAAAGCTTTTGAAGCTGGTTGGGGCGGCGCAGTATGGAAAACCATCGGGCCACCGGTACAAAATATTTCCAACCGCTATGGCTCTTTTACTAAAGATGGCCACCGCATGATGGCGATTAACAATGTGGAACTAATTTCCGATCGCCCTTTAAGAATCAACCTTAAAGAGATCGCCGAGGTGAAAAAGCGCTGGCCAGACCGTGCTGTCATCGTCTCCGCCATGGTGGATGCAGACCCCAACGCCTGGCGCACCATCGTTAAACAAATTGAAGATACCGGCGCCGATGGCATCGAATTGAACTATGGATGCCCACAGGGAATGTCCGAACGTGGCATGGGATCGGCAGTTGGCCAATCGCCCGAAGCCTGCGAAATGAACACCGCCTGGGTCACCGAATACGCCAGCATTCCGGTAATCCAAAAACTTACTCCCAATGTCACCGATGTCCGGCTCTCAGCCCGCGCCGGAGTTCGTGGCGGCGCTCAGGGATTATCCCTGATCAACACCATCAACTCAATCACCAAAGTTGATCTAGATACTTTCACCGTTTCCCCCACAATTGGCGGACGCTCCACCCACGGTGGATATGCCGGACCTGCGGTAAAACCCATCGCCTTGCATATGCTCTCTGAACTAATGCATGATCCCACTATCCAAGAATCCGGCTTGCCGATCTCTGGAATGGGCGGAATTTCCACCTGGAAAGACGCCGCGGAATTCTTACTCCTCGGTGCTACCTCCCTGCAGGTATGCACCGCTGCCATGACCTATGGCTTCCGCATCATCGATGATCTTTGCGATGGTCTTTCCAATTGGATGGATTCCAAAGGTTTTGACACCATTGCAGATTTCCGTGGCAAGGCAATTGACGTTCACGGCGACTTTAATGATCTAGACCTTGCCCACAAATCAGTAGCCCGCATTGATCCTTCCAAATGTATTGGCTGCAATCTTTGTGTTACTGCCTGCCACGACACTGCCCACCAATGCATTGACCTGGTCGGACCCAATGGAACCGTGGTTAATCCCGGCTTTAATCCTGATCTCAATGGAAAAATCACCTTGGATATTAGGCCTACTCCGCAGGTCCGAGAATCCGATTGTGTGGGATGTGCTCTTTGTGCCAATGTCTGCCCAGTTGATGACTGCATTGACATGGTGAGTGTGCCTTCCGGCCGGGAATCCGTGACTTGGAATCAACTCACCGCTGCCAACCCCGAGATCGCCAATGAC